The Archocentrus centrarchus isolate MPI-CPG fArcCen1 chromosome 7, fArcCen1, whole genome shotgun sequence genome window below encodes:
- the LOC115782476 gene encoding uncharacterized protein LOC115782476 encodes MLVKVRFGETQKYVKVAETEDGYDDFSTFLQKVIVKLGLPLETELHLTDESGTEVDADVFEDLLQAGNLTVRVTTEKSTVVLQHDLSSTSLESTMSDNSSVSVSGDSLLASSDSSDATVIVHTNGGTRTHAEQEAAKEMVRNALQVKPGGQVIKLRSLTDGTRRRLVNLLVANMVEIHGMIPPVSVRTKYALGIISLFPSLKDPYSDNGYEHFYDQQSGSGYLAWRIKTVQRNSAAQSRRSSTSTAYQDSPKRKREVSCTDKQLLGEECREAISFLKHSTDESAVKEKMRATFQYRQTLVQDQQCSSTVLDVFPQFLNITGLIDQDFTMMFGEEVSGRFLAKWPTFFKPRILTECRKLTSNEHIEELLYSQHDTGWDSDLSSILLLLHLLPPTSKGHKKSAKISSCQAVDHVVRYLQMGASVETFLAGVEPGQPFLLCVGENKSSIQRYYIIIDHKAVPCKAQTSLAAFDELFKAHFIFSVNYHESLYNFYTFIQTTVFNIDVGHAKESPRVRELRARFLHDT; translated from the exons ATGTTGGTGAAGGTGAGATTTGGAGAAACGCAGAAGTATGTCAAAGTAGCTGAGACTGAAGATGGTTATGATGACTTCAGCACATTTCTTCAGAAAG TCATTGTGAAGCTAGGTCTTCCTCTTGAGACTGAGCTACACTTGACAGATGAATCAGGGACAGAAGTTGATGCAGATGTGTTTGAGGATCTTTTGCAAGCAGGGAACCTTACTGTTAGGGTGACAACTGAGAAGTCAACAG TTGTGCTTCAACATGATTTATCATCTACTTCGCTGGAGTCAACCATGTCAGACAATTCATCTGTGTCAGTTTCTGGAGACTCCTTGCTAGCATCTTCTGACTCATCTGATGCCACAGTGATTGTTCACACAAACGGAGGGACGAGAACACATgctgaacaggaagcagcaaaaGAG ATGGTGAGAAATGCTCTCCAGGTTAAACCAGGTGGACAGGTTATTAAACTGCGATCACTGACGGATGGCACAAGAAGACGTTTGGTAAACCTCCTTGTGGCCAACATGGTTGAAATTCATGG GATGATCCCACCAGTCTCTGTGAGAACTAAATATGCTTTGGGCATCATCTCTCTATTTCCCAGCCTCAAAGATCCATATTCAGACAATGGATAT GAACACTTCTATGACCAACAGAGTGGATCTGGCTACTTGGCTTGGAGAATAAAAACTGTTCAGCGCAACTCGGCAGCTCAGTCCCGGAGATCCTCCACCAGCACAGCCTATCAAGATAGtccaaagagaaagagagaggtttCCTGCACCGATAAGCAGCTGCTTGGTGAGGAGTGTCGTGAAGCGATATCCTTTTTGAAACATTCAACTGATGAATCGGCAGTCAAAGAGAAGATGAGGGCCACATTTCAGTATCGTCAAACACTGGTTCAAGATCAACAGTGCTCTTCAACAGTCTTGGATGTCTTCCCACAATTCCTTAACATCACTGGCTTG ATTGACCAGGACTTCACCATGATGTTTGGAGAGGAGGTGTCGGGCAgatttttggcaaaatggcCTACTTTTTTCAAACCTAGGATCCTGACAGAGTGCAGAAAACTGACTTCTAATGAGCACATTGAAGAGCTCTTGTATTCGCAGCACGACACAG GCTGGGACAGTGACCTGTCAAGCATTCTACTGTTGCTTCACTTGCTTCCACCTACCTCCAAAGGCCACAAGAAGAGTGCCAAAATCAGCTCATGTCAAGCTGTGGACCATGTTGTGAGATATCTGCAG ATGGGAGCCAGTGTCGAAACCTTCCTTGCTGGTGTGGAACCGGGACAgcccttcctcctgtgtgttggTGAAAACAAGAGCAGCATCCAAAGATACTACATCATCATTGATCACAAGGCCGTCCCTTGCAAGGCACAGACCTCCTTGGCAGCTTTCGATGAGCTCTTCAAGGCACACTTCATCTTCAGCGTCAACTACCATGAATCCCTCTATAACTTCTATACGTTCATCCAAACCacagtttttaacattgatgTGGGACATGCCAAGGAAAGTCCCAGAGTCAGGGAACTAAGAGCAAGATTTTTGCACGACACTTGA